The Ascaphus truei isolate aAscTru1 chromosome 14, aAscTru1.hap1, whole genome shotgun sequence genome segment aaacaaagcgtacgttgtgcgttcaatacatgttgaaaataccagtaaacataacatctttatttcaaatacaatgaagacgaaactacattcgttctaaacgagtacatctgtattctttttaaacagacgtgtttggacagaaaggacggccgataacacaatgcgcaaatgcaatacgtgtgacgtcatgttaaaccaccgtgaaacgcacgctaacactcctcccactcaattaacattcggctaacgcccagttgacgcctacaaacactgagccgcacacatgacacactgcagttaccgttactataacaaaacatgacagccaataggctttgaggcgcgcacgtcgcttgggggcgggacttacatcactaatcctttttaaggacgccttggcccatgacaagggtcccacgtcatacgtggtggacccggttttcaatgttgtagatgttgcatgataacaaaacaggtatgtgttagagtaatggtaaaatgttgctaatatgtttaaagggataggaaagtacgtatatttattccgtcagcaatgtgtactactctttcaggtcctactatattgtattaggaaacaatttgtttgtgatcgctacatgttatgcagtctgcaatgttacgctgtatccacgcattgaaagtgaaaatggtggttacaaaaaaaaaaaaaatttaaacgcagagtcaacgcataacgattgttatatttaccattcttctagaattaactcttcgcctggctgcaactggtcgctccagaaatgcaagccattttcatccacgcttaacccaaccgctgaatccagtatggcacatatctcctccaggatgcgctcataggaatcgccactgctttcttcaaataattggtcgggaggtaggttcatttcttccggttcccattccaatgcaatttcagctgaaaggcttggtacataatcatagtacttttgttcttgtacaatgtgggtttcaggaatggaggctgcagatattgcagcacgtatcgattcaaacggatcagtagtagcggatacattgctattgccattaggaataaatatgcctttcacgacaatataagtgccgtctttcaggataaattgtttttccggggcaatcttccagaaaccataggtgtgttgtagcttatcctggtcacgttcaaaaaagtcattacttgataaagtgaatcttattgaggaattaaaattccgtgcatgcttacggtcttggtaataaggatattttgctcgaatgaaatcatcgatttggcgtgtgcttgctttctgtccgcgactgttcaagatggcttcacagatcatgtacttataccctaaaaggggattaatattgttaacgaattcatcagccatgtctgagtagcacaaaagctgtgtgcaggtctgtgttatttgctcatcaaaatgaatgtgctgaatggctaacaaactcctgtttttccttgtcaaggtcaacaaaagtaactactttgactccttatttcaaacgccaattggatttggttgtctaattgggttaacagttgtggttcgtgatatgggactgtgggagaaacatttctccttcttttatctcgtttgtgaaaaacatccctagactgtgaatgcgttcacatagtgtttttttgaaaactaacaaagaccagtgtgtgaaaatatttcttagccaggcatatcagtaaaaacacacctgcaaaaagaaatgttttttccccgcttacatttctgtgtgtatgtgaaagtctggttaactccctgtctgcatgagtttaaatacgtgtgtatatatatatatatatatatatatatatatatatatatataaatatatctcttataaaaatatatatatatttatatataatattttttttttttttatattgcaggagtacacacaacattgatggcattaagtataccttgtatgaaacctatttaaatggtgagaaacatgattgaattaagtaataaacatttgtttaagcacaatactgttagagtctcatacttaggatatttctcaaacattaggcctgtattattaaaatagtgtgctttcacaaggaagcatgaagtgtattagtttgtgtataccagtttatatagtactatatatatatatatatatatatatatatatatatatacacacatatatacatatatatatacacacatatatacatatatatatacacatatatacatatatatatacacatatatacatatatatatatacacatatacacatatatacatatatatatacacatatatacatatatatatacacatatatacatatatatatacacatatatacatatatatatatacacatatacatatatatatatacacactctcacactcacactcacactcactcagtgtgtgtgtgtgtgtgtgtgtgtgtgtgtgtgtgtgtgtgtgtgtgtgtatatatattattatacattctgagatgttatagaaacgaacacacaactgattaaaggacaaaattacaatggccaagcaaggcaaaggtaagtaataatttacacataatcctgctgtacacgtacaagaaagatgtttgcacttacttaggtgttttaataattgcatgtgactaatatgcatatgcaattcttacatcaattaacacacccaaatgcaatgttttgctgcaaagtcaatggcagcttctctaaacttagcaactggctcctggtggaccattactgaacagacgattacaacataaatatttataacacaattaattatgagtgttaacatttccaaaacttcacgtgtacaagaacatagttgaaagtttggaaacaacacagtcttcagcatacatacaatagtaattagataatctgaagtcaacaaaacaaggccaaagacatattttctgaattataacatttattttttttgttccttttgcgagcgagtaacaggcctgcttgttgtctcttgaattttcctttttcttttgccaccaactttaggcacaacagagccactttgagtggcctctggcacttcacgggcagggcttgtggccagtgactgttcacctacggggcttgtggccagtgactcacctacagggcttgtggccagtgactcacctacagggcttttgggcagtgattcacctacagggcttttgggcagcgattcacctacagggcttttgggcagcgactcacctacagggcttttgggcagcgattcacctacagggcttttgggcagcgactcacctacagggcttttgggtagtgactgttcacggacagggcttgtgcccagtgacacatgtgagcaagttggtagacactgcacaagtgatggttggtctgtttcatgtgtgtcttgttttgtttttgtcgcctcctttgtaggtgtctgctgctgaatttgtacagatggcagcggtaggatgtcatcaggaacctgcacagcaatgtctgctacttgaccggtaacatttgggcctggtgaatgaatatcagatgaatgtggtgaaaactgacctgcatgaacagatcctggctgggaggtgttgaattgtggtacattagtcattctccagtaattagcttgtgtttgctgaacaactaatgcttcgaatgaggtgttgattttttgcaactgtttaggcacttcaatgaagactctgtggagatgtgccaattgtgatactgtttcttcctgcagtccaatcatcctttccagcactgtcatcatgtctgaatggcgacgattttctgcgtccactatttttccctctgaagctacaattgcatcgtatgtggaagttgatggacgatttggcggtacaacagtttctattggcacctcttcatggtcacatgattgtatttcagtctcttctgtggcgtcatcctcatcatactcatcatcctcatcaccatgatgttctaaaaagaaatgtacacattattaaatggcatgttaatgtatgctgtgttactatgtaattgtactgtgtcctaagtaacacctaacatgttagcatacgttttataacctcattaaaaactaccttgacttacgaataatgtttggactcagtatgaaatatgaatgaatgaaaagttgctctaaactcagaagtcctacatgataattaacatcactaacacaatacatgttgccttacacttaatttccactgacactaagtaatcctatttaaagaagatgtgcaaaacaaataatgcacatgacaacataacatatagaagagcacatattatatggccagcaaatgatacactcaccttctagtagtgttgagctggctgacccaggtgaagacacttgttccatctcaggtgacacatgtcctccaggggcaactatatataacaataacataagttttacatttacatgtgtaaatattgaacaaacacttattgtatgttctgtatttatgattaactaacaacatcagttccttaaccgaaaatgtgtgtgaaagtgaacataaatagttgtaataacactgtacatgcctgtgtacttagaatttttgagttccctaacatacaacatactatgtttctgcagtaatgcgtgaggataaatagattaaatgagtacataaaaatcatatgttgtgtagtgatatcagtatcataatgtacataactatcatgagatgaccattcacaatggttatcatgaaggtggtcatattgcaaaaagtgttgtttttggtagaggatatgtgtggtacattaatcgaagatgtggcacacctgaatgtggctgtgactcaacaagacaacacatgcagtgtgtgataatgtgtctttcatagtagttcaactatagatatgagtgaactaatgtgtgacgtacgctttgataagtaatgagttgttggggcatttagtagctaaagttaagctttcaaatgagtgtgattaacttcagttgtgctagtcaggttgtaataacggtattcccttccccaaaaagcctaatcagccacacctttcaatgacttgaaacaggtgcaaatggtgtgaactaagttgaccgtgaaatgaggctgtacttagtgtgtgtgctgaaccccaccccctctgttgaagtgtatgctgtgatgagatattaattgcagctgctttaacacaatggtagatgagctaagtagtcatctgcagtgtttaagttatgaaaacaatgacataccatattctacgtgtgcctcattatgctgtctgtatatgacattaagcaaaaatggaccttttcataagcaactatagatgtgttagtgccagtgatgtttgtaggccgttgcatgcaatttctttgatgcatgcttaaaataggcagtaatgtcatgtttgtcggagtaaaatcaataaaatacacaataatatgatacatatttctgttctgtacctgtagctactaataatttctcatgaacatgtgtaacacatgtgtactaccctgttgttccccatcttcgcccaccatcaattgcttccactgcagctatgcattttgggaattcacatgtaaatgagcacgcaatggcacgtgctatattagttactgcttttagtaggactactacatatatgtctattttgatatatatatatatatacagaatcagacatatacatatatagatgcaggtatgcttatattgtgaagacagtataaaaagcagtgtaaatatgcaaaataactgtaagcaacgacacgcctagtacagtaatatttatcacctgctggaaattgtgacggat includes the following:
- the LOC142465472 gene encoding uncharacterized protein LOC142465472, which produces MARAQTQGVAPGGHVSPEMEQVSSPGSASSTLLEEHHGDEDDEYDEDDATEETEIQSCDHEEVPIETVVPPNRPSTSTYDAIVASEGKIVDAENRRHSDMMTVLERMIGLQEETVSQLAHLHRVFIEVPKQLQKINTSFEALVVQQTQANYWRMTNVPQFNTSQPGSVHAGQFSPHSSDIHSPGPNVTGQVADIAVQVPDDILPLPSVQIQQQTPTKEATKTKQDTHETDQPSLVQCLPTCSHVSLGTSPVREQSLPKSPVVSTLSLQQHYTTQGIVEVQILMSKYEIFDQGAWWTTTSARKQIHGSITKT